A segment of the Panthera uncia isolate 11264 chromosome F1, Puncia_PCG_1.0, whole genome shotgun sequence genome:
CCCTGGTCTGGCAATCCACCTGTCCCAGGGTCTTCGGTCTTGGCCCCCAACAGGCTCAAGGATTCCATCCCACCAAAATCCCAGTCCTtctggggggatgggcaaagaaCATCAAAGCAGCGGACGGAGACCCTGTGTTTGTCCTGCCTGGGCtccgggggcaggggaggggcgcgggggggggtgtgtgcaggGCGGTGTGCAGCTCCCTGCAGCAACTCTTCAGCCTGTGATAAGGGGCCAGCCCCTGGAAGGTCACCTCGGACCCTCCGACCGCCCCCATCACTCTTCCATCCGTCTGGCTGGCTTGATGCTGAGGGCCCTCCTCCAGGGAGTCTCGGGAGGGCTGTCGCTCCTGGGGTGGCAGGAGGGGTCCGCTGGGCTCAGAGAATTCGCAGGAGACGCAAAATtgggagcagcagcagcaagagacagagagggctGGGAGGCCCTCCCCCTTGCCACCCAGAGGTGCCGCTCTCTCCAGGGCTTCCGACGGGATGGGCCGACTCCGACTCTGCAGGAGGGTGGCACTGATGGGCTCTCCCTGCCagcagcctcctccctgccctccccctagGCTGTTCGCTCCCGTCCCAGTTCAGCCCAGGGCTCGAAGGACATTGCCCTGGAGATGTCGTCCCTTGGCCTGGCATAAAGGGGTacagttgggggcgcctggagggctcagccggttgagtgtcccatctggctctggtcacgatctcactgtttgtgagttcgagccccacggcaggctcgcggctgtcagcccagagcctgctccggatcctctgcccctcccccactcacactttctcaaaaatacacattaaaaaattttaaaaaggggtacAGTGAAAGCTCCCACAGAGCAAAAGGCCCCACCTGGGCCCCTCAGGGTGTGATGTTCCCAGACTCTCCCCACTACTCTCCTCACTCCCAAGGGCCCAGAAGGGCTGCCCGCCCTGCCCCAACCTACTTACTGCTCTCCTTGCAGCAGACAGACACCTGGAGCTTCAAGCAGCGGCCAGAACTCTCCGGGGCCGGTACCGCTGCGGGGTGGGAAATCGGGAGGAAGGCGTTAGCACAGGCTAGTCCGCACGCctcagaccctgcttcagacCCTTCCGATCGTCTTCTCCCAGGTCCCTGGAAAGCCCGCCCTTACCTTTGGGCCACATCCTGGTGCCAGACTCCCTGTGCCCCCCTCACGTCCCCTTCCCCGGctcctcctgctttctcctcctcttggGAGACTCACCCTACATGACCCCCTACTCAGTCTTAGACTCAGGCCGCCTGCgcacctccacccccccccccccccccccccccccccccaaccccggccccAGACACCATCAGTGTGCCTTCCTCACTCACAGATGTAGTAGTAGGTCTCTCCAGGCAAGAACTCGAAGCCAAGGGAGAAGGGTGTGAAGCGCTGAATCTTCTCTGAGAATCGAACGGGACCAAAGGGAGCGAAAGGGAGGGCGCACTCCCAGCGCTTGAAGGCGCCCGGCCCCTGGGCCTGGCAGGCCTCATAGCCCTGCCGGTCCACCATGTATAAAGCAAACGTCTCGGGGCCGTCCGGGGGCCCTGGCCCATCGTAATGCGGGCAGAAGATGTCTAGGTAGTCGTTGAGGACCAGCTCCACCACTGCGTCTCCTCCGAGCAGCCTGCAGGCATAAGGCAGGTGTGGGCTGAAGGGGCAGGGCACAGGGCACCCGGGGGCATAAGGGCCAGAGAGACCCCTCCCCATGGCCCCCGCCAGCCTCTCCCCTACCCACTGGAGAGGGAGCGGCTCGGGAGGGTCTGCGCTTCCCAGCCTGACAACTCTTGAGAGACAGTCGAGAAATGGGGGACGTAACCACTACAGGTCTTGAGAGGTGAAGGGACCGCAGTGCCCACTAGCACGAGGCTCCCACACGAGAAGGCCACTCACCACGCCCTACATTTTCAAGTTGGAGCTGCCGCCCAGCTCTGTGGCCCCAGTGCCCAACAGAGCGTCTGGCACAGCACCCTGTACTTGACAAATGCCAGGTCTGGGGCTGCTGCACAGCTGGGCACGGAGGGAGGGATACGCAGCACAGTCATGGCCTCGGAGAGGGAGGCCCGGATCAGCATCCGCATCAacagcaacagagagagaaagactgctTTGCAGACCTCAGTCCAATACCGGAAAGATGCCAcaggacaaaaaagaaagagggagtggATGGGGGtacctcctttttgtttttccaggacAAGGAAATGTTGGACGTGGAGCAGAAGCCCTTCCAGATATGAACCAATCTTTGGCCTACTCAGGACTCCCTTCACCTCCTGGGAGCTGCCTGTGGGAGCCAGGACAGGCAGGAAGGGCTgtcacccccttcccccttccctgccatACACACAGTCCAGCCTGACTCCCGAAAGGCCTCTCGCTATCCCTCAATGGGTGGTCTAAGGACCACCTGCATCTGGAGCTCtaattagaaatgcagattcatgGGCTCAGCTCAGACCAACTAGAACACGAGCTGGGCCTTGGTTGGATTTGTTCCAGATCATCCCTAGTGCCTGAAAAAGTGTCCTGCCCAAACACTCAATAAGTATTCGTAGATTGAGTGAATGAGCCAGAAACCTCAGGGTTCGGGGCTAGGAACCTGAGTTTCTAACGAGTTCTTCAAGTGATTCAGAGGCACTGGTCTGGAACAGAGAGGGGGATTCGGAACTGGAGGACAATAGTTGTTATCACGTGGTGCTCCTATTGTAATGACCTATGGGAGGCTGCCCTCCCTGGGGGTCTTGGGGCTGGAAGAGGCCAGAGCTGAGGTCTTATCTCCCTGCAGCCAGCATCCTAGCACATGCCCTGGCACACCGCACACTGTGTAACGCCTGTCGGTGAGTGAGCAAATGCACAGTCACAGATTGTCTCAAGTATCAGAAAGGCAAACAgatggagaaagcagagagaggcaCGGAGAGCTGgggaagaagatgaaaacactCGAAAATACCGAGGTTCAAAGGCTTGGGagaaagaaataatgatttttatcTGCACAGCCTGCACCTCGTTTGCACACGTGACCTCAGCCAGCCAGCCCGATTTCCCAGGGTACCAGGTGTTatgagcccattttacagacgagataACTGAGGTTGGAGAGGTCAACCGACTCGCCCGAAGGTGATTCAACTGGAAGCGCTGGGCCGGGACTGGACAGAATTAGAAGGGCGGATAGTGACGGAGATGAAAGCAGAGACAGCGAATGAGATCAGGAGACGGCGAGCGCCAGAGGGGAGGCCCAGCAAGCAGGAGCTTCAACCACGCTCTTTCACGAGAGTaaagccccctccctccctctccagacCGCGCGCCCCGGCTCGGGCAGGAGGGCGGGGGGGATCAGCCGGAGAGAGGCCAGAAGCGAGGGGGCGGGGCTCGGAGCGCAGGCCGAGGCCCCCCCCAGCTCCCCGCTCTCCCAGGTCCCACCATCCGCCCGCGGAGCCGGGGTCCTCCGCCCGCCCCCCAACACGTGCGGGCGGGGGGAGCCCGGGGCGCGcctcgcccctcccctccccctcccccgccggctCAAACAAAGGAGCCCCGGCGCGCGGCCGGGCGCAGGCGGCGCCGCGCACGGAGCGAGAGTGGGGCGCGCGCCCGGCCCGGGAGCGCGCAGGCCCGGCCCGCCGCCGCCTGGGTTCGGCCCGGCTACCTGGGGTTACTGGAGTTCCAGTAGACGGCGTGGCGGAGGCCGGAGCCCCCTCGCAGCGGGGAGCTGAGGAGCGCGGCCCAGAGGACAGTCCGCAGCAGGGGCAGCAGCCGCATCGCCCCCGGGGTCCGCTCTGGTCTGGTCCGGCCGGTCCCGGCCCGCTTCGCTGCCGCGGCGAGAAAGGTAcaaagtggaggtgggggggggggggggggcggggcggggggtggggtgcggagACTCGCGGGCCACGCCCCCGGGTAACTTTCCACCAATGGGGGCGCACCCCCGCCTCTCCGCTCAGAGCCAACTCCTGTTAACCCCCTGCGCGCCGAGGCGCACGCCGGGTTCACCCCGCTCCGACCCCGGCTGCGCCGCGTCgcgagggggcgggaggggcgaCGTGGTCCGCTGCTGGGAGTCCGTTTTAGGGAGGTCGCGCCTTTCATGTCTAAGTTAGTACCGGGTAGGAGGCCTTATTGCAATTTGGGGGGACTGAAATAGGAGCACGCGCCCTCTGGCCCCAAGAGGCCGGCGAGGGTCTCCAAAGCCCGTCCGCCTCTACCTGAGAATGTTGCCCGTTTTTTAATGCCGGTCCAGGGATAGCGCGAGTGTCGGAAGGGACGGAT
Coding sequences within it:
- the EFNA4 gene encoding ephrin-A4, which translates into the protein MRLLPLLRTVLWAALLSSPLRGGSGLRHAVYWNSSNPRLLGGDAVVELVLNDYLDIFCPHYDGPGPPDGPETFALYMVDRQGYEACQAQGPGAFKRWECALPFAPFGPVRFSEKIQRFTPFSLGFEFLPGETYYYISVPAPESSGRCLKLQVSVCCKESKSESAHPVGSPGESGTSGWQGGGPPSPLCLLLLLLPILRLLRIL